A stretch of Diceros bicornis minor isolate mBicDic1 chromosome 29, mDicBic1.mat.cur, whole genome shotgun sequence DNA encodes these proteins:
- the TRIML2 gene encoding probable E3 ubiquitin-protein ligase TRIML2 isoform X1: MSKRLSPHLQQKIPEGAYCEKHLEPLQLFCDDDQIALCAKCLQSQEHTHHMVYGVQEAAENYRRLFREISNVLKEKLEVAKSMLADEQERMVMIQEEEQNFKEMIESEYRIMFRLMIEENEVNFQSLKQCVFNLNLREASLNQLTDFATELSKKSQEMLRRLNDLERENMNKLKESEVRLSEQICSLQSIPAELEKCGESTLALLQNARYSLERTESLLLQCLQPARIADLSLCQITGMSKMLKVLQRPITLDPKTAHPCLVLSEDLRSIRLRNVQQDVPGNPERFDFSATVLGVESFTSGRHYWEVDVGKTTKWQLGIYEDSVSRKSDLPKASADKVLLTGSLMGADFTLWVFPPLRRVFLREQMHKVGVFLDYEYGQISFYDVTKRSLIYNFSCLTFQGALRPIFSLCLPIGGTNSDSLSICLPHVSSCNVTVRPQSSLV; this comes from the exons ATGTCCAAAAGGCTCAGCCCCCACTTACAGCAAAAAATCCCGGAAGGTGCCTACTGTGAGAAACACCTGGAACCACTGCAGCTCTTCTGTGATGATGACCAAATCGCACTTTGTGCCAAGTGCCTCCAGTCCCAGGAGCACACACATCACATGGTGTATGGAGTACAAGAGGCTGCTGAGAACTACAGG AGGTTATTCCGGGAGATATCAAACGTGTTGAAGGAGAAGCTTGAGGTAGCTAAAAGCATGTTGGCGGATGAGCAAGAAAGAATGGTGATGATTCAG GAAGAGGAGCAGAATTTTAAAGAGATGATTGAGTCTGAATATAGGATAATGTTCCGATTGATGATTGAAGAGAATGAGGTGAACTTCCAGAGCCTGAAACAATGTGTATTCAACCTGAACTTGAGAGAAGCTAGTCTGAATCAACTGACTGATTTTGCCACAGAGCTAAGCAAGAAGTCCCAGGAAATGCTACGG AGACTGAACGAtctggagagagagaacatgaatAAACTGAAGGAGAGTGAAGTCAGGCTCTCTGAACAGATCTGCAGCCTCCAAAGCATCCCTGCAGAGTTAGAGAAGTGTGGGGAATCCACCTTAGCACTGCTCCAG aATGCAAGATATTCATTGGAAAG GACTGAGTCACTACTGCTTCAGTGTCTACAGCCCGCCCGAATCGCAGACCTGAGTTTATGCCAAATAACAGGAATGAGCAAAATGCTAAAGGTGCTCCAAA GGCCTATAACTTTGGATCCCAAAACAGCTCATCCCTGTCTGGTCTTATCCGAGGATCTGAGAAGTATAAGACTCAGAAACGTCCAGCAGGATGTGCCTGGCAACCCGGAGAGATTTGACTTCAGTGCCACTGTGTTGGGTGTGGAGAGCTTCACCTCAGGGAGGCACTACTGGGAGGTGGATGTGGGAAAAACAACAAAGTGGCAATTGGGTATATATGAAGATTCTGTCAGCAGAAAGAGTGACTTACCCAAAGCTTCTGCAGATAAAGTCTTACTCACAGGATCCCTGATGGGAGCTGATTTTACCCTCTGGGTCTTTCCCCCTTTAAGAAGAGTCTTCCTGAGAGAGCAAATGCACAAAGTTGGAGTTTTCCTAGATTATGAGTATGGGCAGATATCCTTCTATGATGTGACAAAGAGATCCCTCATTTATAATTTCTCTTGTCTCACCTTCCAAGGAGCTCTCAGACctatattttctctttgcctcCCAATTGGAGGCACAAATTCAGACTCTCTCAGCATCTGCCTCCCTCATGTTTCTTCTTGTAATGTTACTGTTAGACCTCAGTCTTCCTTGGTGTGA
- the TRIML2 gene encoding probable E3 ubiquitin-protein ligase TRIML2 isoform X2: MSKRLSPHLQQKIPEGAYCEKHLEPLQLFCDDDQIALCAKCLQSQEHTHHMVYGVQEAAENYRRLFREISNVLKEKLEVAKSMLADEQERMVMIQEEEQNFKEMIESEYRIMFRLMIEENEVNFQSLKQCVFNLNLREASLNQLTDFATELSKKSQEMLRNARYSLERTESLLLQCLQPARIADLSLCQITGMSKMLKVLQRPITLDPKTAHPCLVLSEDLRSIRLRNVQQDVPGNPERFDFSATVLGVESFTSGRHYWEVDVGKTTKWQLGIYEDSVSRKSDLPKASADKVLLTGSLMGADFTLWVFPPLRRVFLREQMHKVGVFLDYEYGQISFYDVTKRSLIYNFSCLTFQGALRPIFSLCLPIGGTNSDSLSICLPHVSSCNVTVRPQSSLV; encoded by the exons ATGTCCAAAAGGCTCAGCCCCCACTTACAGCAAAAAATCCCGGAAGGTGCCTACTGTGAGAAACACCTGGAACCACTGCAGCTCTTCTGTGATGATGACCAAATCGCACTTTGTGCCAAGTGCCTCCAGTCCCAGGAGCACACACATCACATGGTGTATGGAGTACAAGAGGCTGCTGAGAACTACAGG AGGTTATTCCGGGAGATATCAAACGTGTTGAAGGAGAAGCTTGAGGTAGCTAAAAGCATGTTGGCGGATGAGCAAGAAAGAATGGTGATGATTCAG GAAGAGGAGCAGAATTTTAAAGAGATGATTGAGTCTGAATATAGGATAATGTTCCGATTGATGATTGAAGAGAATGAGGTGAACTTCCAGAGCCTGAAACAATGTGTATTCAACCTGAACTTGAGAGAAGCTAGTCTGAATCAACTGACTGATTTTGCCACAGAGCTAAGCAAGAAGTCCCAGGAAATGCTACGG aATGCAAGATATTCATTGGAAAG GACTGAGTCACTACTGCTTCAGTGTCTACAGCCCGCCCGAATCGCAGACCTGAGTTTATGCCAAATAACAGGAATGAGCAAAATGCTAAAGGTGCTCCAAA GGCCTATAACTTTGGATCCCAAAACAGCTCATCCCTGTCTGGTCTTATCCGAGGATCTGAGAAGTATAAGACTCAGAAACGTCCAGCAGGATGTGCCTGGCAACCCGGAGAGATTTGACTTCAGTGCCACTGTGTTGGGTGTGGAGAGCTTCACCTCAGGGAGGCACTACTGGGAGGTGGATGTGGGAAAAACAACAAAGTGGCAATTGGGTATATATGAAGATTCTGTCAGCAGAAAGAGTGACTTACCCAAAGCTTCTGCAGATAAAGTCTTACTCACAGGATCCCTGATGGGAGCTGATTTTACCCTCTGGGTCTTTCCCCCTTTAAGAAGAGTCTTCCTGAGAGAGCAAATGCACAAAGTTGGAGTTTTCCTAGATTATGAGTATGGGCAGATATCCTTCTATGATGTGACAAAGAGATCCCTCATTTATAATTTCTCTTGTCTCACCTTCCAAGGAGCTCTCAGACctatattttctctttgcctcCCAATTGGAGGCACAAATTCAGACTCTCTCAGCATCTGCCTCCCTCATGTTTCTTCTTGTAATGTTACTGTTAGACCTCAGTCTTCCTTGGTGTGA